One genomic region from Flagellimonas oceani encodes:
- a CDS encoding DoxX family protein, giving the protein MKNNTLIHLGLAILRIVPSAFMLTHGYPKLMNLINGNTEFANPFGIGQAPTLFLTVVAEFVCPLLIIIGFKTRWAAIPTAITMFVAGFVIHGADPFGRKEMALLYLTVFVVIMLLGPGKYSVDKK; this is encoded by the coding sequence ATGAAAAACAATACTTTGATACACTTGGGTCTTGCAATATTGAGAATAGTTCCATCTGCATTTATGCTCACCCATGGTTATCCAAAACTTATGAATCTGATCAACGGAAATACGGAATTTGCCAATCCTTTTGGTATTGGCCAAGCTCCAACATTGTTTTTGACCGTTGTAGCGGAATTTGTATGTCCGTTATTGATCATTATAGGTTTTAAAACAAGATGGGCCGCCATCCCGACCGCAATTACCATGTTTGTGGCAGGGTTTGTAATCCACGGCGCCGACCCTTTCGGAAGAAAGGAAATGGCTTTGCTATACCTTACCGTGTTCGTGGTTATCATGCTATTGGGTCCGGGTAAGTACAGCGTGGACAAAAAATAA
- a CDS encoding alpha-ketoacid dehydrogenase subunit alpha/beta, whose translation MKPNPSTSNDISFDDFKSQILQDYETAVTSRECSVLGRREVLSGKAKFGIFGDGKELPQLAMARAFQDGDFRSGYYRDQTFMMALGYLSPKAFFHGLYATTDLEKEPMSAGRQMGGHFVTHSLNEDGTWKNLTEQKNSSADISCTAGQMPRLLGLAQASKIYRHVEGIDQTNFSKNGNEVAWGTIGNASTSEGHFFETLNAAGVMQVPMVISIWDDEYGISVPSEFHTTKGNISEAMSGLQRDEEHKGYEILKVKGWDYTALIHAFENASDIAREEHVPVLIHVTELTQPQGHSTSGSHERYKSAERLEWERENDCNKRFREWIIENGISTEEALKKVEREIKHKVRAAKKEAWSEFLKPQLAAKKELVQLLEKAAEQSPNRAFINKSKNDLIAIEEPLKKDLASKSRQALRYLLGESTPEKKQLQQWVNNFLKTNEPQYSSHLYNELDNKATKITAVPPSYPDKVEEVDGRIILRDNFDALFTKYPNALIFGEDTGNIGDVNQGLEGLQKKYGELRVADTGIRETSIIGQGIGMALRGLRPIAEIQYLDYILYAIQTLSDDLATLMYRTVGKQKAPLIVRTRGHRLEGIWHSGSPMGGLVHLLRGMYILAPRNMTQAAGFYNTLMKSDEPALIIESLNGYRLKEQKPSNLGEFCTPIGKVETLKEGTDITLLSYGSTLRIVEKVANDLLEVGIDAEVIDAQSLLPFDLDHDVVKSLKKTNRFLVIDEDVPGGCSAYLMQEVVEKQGGYKYLDSAPQTLSAKAHRPAYASDGDYFSKPNAEDIFEKVYQIMHESDPNSYPELR comes from the coding sequence ATGAAACCTAACCCTAGTACAAGTAACGATATCTCCTTTGACGATTTCAAATCCCAGATCCTCCAGGATTACGAGACGGCCGTTACAAGCAGGGAATGCAGTGTATTGGGGCGTCGTGAAGTACTTTCCGGAAAGGCAAAGTTTGGAATCTTCGGAGACGGAAAGGAGCTTCCGCAACTTGCCATGGCAAGAGCATTTCAAGATGGTGATTTTAGAAGTGGCTATTATCGCGATCAAACCTTTATGATGGCCTTGGGCTATTTAAGCCCAAAAGCATTTTTTCATGGACTGTACGCAACGACCGACCTTGAAAAAGAACCCATGAGTGCCGGAAGGCAAATGGGGGGACACTTTGTGACCCACAGTCTGAACGAGGACGGTACTTGGAAAAACTTAACGGAACAAAAGAACAGCAGTGCGGACATTTCGTGTACCGCAGGCCAAATGCCACGACTGCTCGGTCTGGCACAGGCATCCAAAATATACAGGCATGTCGAGGGCATAGACCAGACCAATTTCTCCAAAAACGGAAATGAGGTAGCTTGGGGAACCATTGGCAACGCAAGTACCAGTGAGGGACACTTTTTTGAGACCTTGAACGCTGCAGGTGTAATGCAGGTTCCGATGGTGATCAGTATTTGGGACGACGAATACGGAATTTCAGTGCCGTCGGAATTCCATACCACCAAAGGCAATATCTCCGAGGCCATGAGCGGTTTACAGCGAGATGAAGAACATAAAGGATATGAAATACTGAAAGTAAAGGGTTGGGACTATACAGCACTGATCCATGCCTTTGAAAATGCATCCGACATTGCCCGCGAGGAACACGTACCGGTGCTCATCCACGTCACAGAACTTACACAGCCGCAAGGTCACTCCACATCAGGTTCGCATGAAAGGTATAAATCTGCAGAACGTTTGGAATGGGAACGGGAGAACGATTGCAACAAACGTTTTAGGGAGTGGATCATTGAAAATGGCATAAGCACCGAAGAAGCGCTTAAAAAAGTAGAGCGTGAGATAAAACATAAAGTCCGCGCAGCCAAAAAAGAAGCATGGTCGGAATTTTTAAAGCCTCAATTGGCCGCAAAAAAGGAATTGGTGCAATTATTGGAAAAAGCGGCGGAGCAAAGCCCGAACAGAGCTTTTATCAACAAATCCAAAAATGATTTGATTGCCATTGAAGAGCCTTTGAAGAAAGACCTGGCCTCAAAATCCAGGCAAGCTCTGCGTTATCTTTTGGGTGAATCGACCCCCGAGAAAAAACAGCTTCAACAATGGGTAAATAATTTTTTGAAGACCAATGAGCCCCAATATAGTTCGCATCTTTACAATGAGCTGGACAACAAGGCCACCAAGATAACAGCCGTACCACCATCATACCCTGACAAAGTGGAGGAAGTTGATGGCAGAATCATTTTAAGGGACAATTTTGACGCCCTCTTTACCAAATATCCCAATGCACTGATTTTTGGGGAAGATACCGGTAACATAGGTGATGTAAACCAAGGGCTGGAAGGGCTTCAAAAAAAATATGGTGAACTGCGGGTCGCCGATACCGGGATACGCGAAACATCCATAATAGGTCAAGGAATTGGCATGGCGCTGCGCGGATTGCGTCCCATTGCCGAAATACAATATTTGGATTATATACTTTATGCCATCCAAACCTTGAGCGACGACCTGGCCACCTTAATGTACCGGACCGTGGGCAAGCAAAAAGCACCGCTCATAGTTCGCACGCGCGGGCACCGCTTGGAAGGTATCTGGCATTCCGGGTCCCCCATGGGCGGATTGGTCCATTTATTACGCGGAATGTACATCTTGGCGCCCAGAAACATGACCCAAGCTGCAGGGTTTTACAATACGCTTATGAAGAGTGATGAACCCGCTTTGATCATAGAAAGTCTTAACGGTTATCGCTTAAAAGAACAAAAACCTTCTAACCTTGGTGAATTCTGCACCCCTATCGGAAAAGTGGAAACCTTAAAGGAGGGAACGGACATTACACTGTTGTCCTACGGCTCAACACTACGTATTGTTGAAAAAGTAGCGAACGACCTATTGGAAGTTGGTATTGATGCCGAGGTGATCGATGCCCAATCCCTTTTACCGTTTGATCTGGATCACGATGTGGTTAAAAGCCTAAAAAAAACCAACCGTTTCTTGGTGATAGACGAAGATGTACCGGGCGGTTGTTCCGCATATTTAATGCAAGAGGTAGTGGAAAAGCAAGGTGGGTACAAGTATCTGGACAGTGCGCCACAAACCTTATCGGCCAAGGCCCACCGACCGGCCTATGCATCGGATGGCGATTACTTTTCCAAACCCAATGCCGAGGACATTTTTGAAAAAGTGTACCAAATAATGCACGAATCAGACCCAAATTCCTATCCCGAATTGCGTTGA
- the uvrA gene encoding excinuclease ABC subunit UvrA, with product MINYEENIEVKGARVHNLKNIDVTIPREKLVVITGLSGSGKSSLAFDTIYAEGQRRYIETFSAYARQFLGGLERPDVDKIDGLSPVIAIEQKTTSKSPRSTVGTITEVYDFLRLLFARAGDAYSYNTGEKMVSYSDEQIKDLIIASYKDKKINVLAPVIKSRKGHYRELFEQIAKQGFVKVRVDGEVTDITKGMKVDRYKTHDIEIVIDRLKVGDSEDFHKRLSETINTAMYSGDNVLMVLEEGETEPRYFSRDLMCPSSGISYPTPEPNTFSFNSPKGMCPECNGLGHVYQVNEDKIIPNKKISIKSGGLAPLGEYKKSWAFKQLETIAQRYNFDLTDAIEKIPEEAMNVILNGGKESFEVDSKSLGVKRQYKIDYEGISNFIKTQYEEANSTSIKRWAKDYMDKVECPSCSGSRLRKESLYFKIDGKNIAELAQMDIAELAAFFKHLEDTLEGNQKKIAEEIIKEIKARVGFLLDVGLDYLSLNRSSKSLSGGEAQRIRLATQIGSQLVGVLYILDEPSIGLHQRDNERLIHSLEALRDIGNSVIVVEHDRDMIECADHVIDIGPKAGKHGGEIISEGSPKDLVNQQTLTAQYITGELEIPVPKERRKGTGKKITLSGCTGNNLKNVSVDFPLGKLIGVTGVSGSGKSTLVNETLYPIMNAHYFNGVKKPMPYKKIKGLEHIDKVIDINQSPIGRTPRSNPATYTGVFSEIRSLFAKTTEATIRGYKPGRFSFNVAGGRCETCQGGGLKVIEMNFLPDVYVECETCNGKRFNRETLEIRYKGKSIADVLEMTINEAVDFFENIPKIHRKLKTIKDVGLGYISLGQQSTTLSGGEAQRVKLATELSKRDTGNTFYILDEPTTGLHFEDIRVLMDVLDRLVDKGNTILVIEHNMDVIKMMDHIIDIGYEGGRGGGTVVATGTPEEVAKDKKSFTAKFLKKELENTKQKIARAV from the coding sequence ATGATCAATTACGAGGAAAATATTGAGGTTAAGGGCGCAAGGGTCCATAACCTAAAAAATATAGATGTCACCATTCCACGGGAAAAACTGGTGGTCATCACGGGGCTTTCGGGGAGCGGAAAATCTTCTTTGGCCTTCGATACCATTTATGCGGAAGGCCAGCGGAGGTACATCGAAACCTTTTCGGCCTATGCGAGACAATTTTTGGGCGGACTGGAACGTCCCGATGTGGATAAAATCGATGGCCTGTCCCCAGTAATCGCCATCGAGCAGAAAACCACCTCAAAATCCCCGCGCTCCACGGTGGGTACCATCACAGAGGTTTATGACTTCCTTCGATTGCTGTTTGCCAGAGCCGGTGACGCCTACAGTTACAATACGGGCGAGAAAATGGTGAGCTACAGCGATGAGCAAATCAAGGATTTGATCATTGCATCATACAAGGACAAGAAAATCAATGTGCTTGCACCTGTCATCAAATCCAGAAAAGGGCATTATCGCGAACTTTTTGAACAGATTGCAAAGCAAGGTTTTGTAAAGGTGCGGGTCGATGGTGAGGTTACCGACATTACCAAAGGGATGAAGGTTGATCGCTACAAAACCCACGATATCGAGATTGTAATAGATCGTTTGAAGGTCGGTGACAGCGAAGATTTCCACAAACGCTTGAGCGAGACCATCAATACGGCCATGTACAGTGGGGACAATGTTTTGATGGTTTTGGAAGAGGGCGAAACCGAACCTCGCTATTTCAGCAGGGATTTAATGTGTCCCTCATCGGGCATCTCCTACCCCACTCCCGAGCCAAACACGTTTTCTTTCAACTCGCCGAAGGGAATGTGTCCCGAATGCAATGGTCTTGGTCATGTATACCAAGTAAACGAAGACAAAATCATCCCCAACAAAAAAATATCCATCAAATCGGGAGGACTTGCCCCCTTGGGCGAATACAAAAAATCTTGGGCCTTCAAACAACTTGAAACCATTGCGCAGCGCTATAATTTTGATTTGACGGATGCCATTGAAAAGATTCCGGAAGAAGCCATGAACGTTATTTTGAACGGTGGCAAAGAGAGTTTTGAAGTGGATTCCAAAAGTCTGGGCGTAAAAAGACAGTATAAAATTGATTACGAAGGCATTTCCAACTTCATCAAAACCCAGTATGAAGAAGCCAACTCCACTTCCATAAAACGTTGGGCCAAAGATTATATGGACAAGGTGGAATGTCCCAGTTGCAGTGGTTCCCGTTTGCGAAAAGAGTCCCTCTATTTTAAAATAGATGGCAAAAACATTGCCGAATTGGCACAGATGGATATTGCCGAGCTTGCCGCTTTCTTCAAGCATTTGGAAGATACGTTGGAAGGCAATCAGAAGAAGATTGCGGAGGAAATCATAAAAGAGATCAAAGCCCGTGTCGGGTTTTTATTGGATGTGGGGCTGGACTATCTCTCCTTGAACCGAAGTTCCAAGTCATTATCAGGCGGTGAGGCGCAACGTATTCGACTTGCTACGCAGATAGGTTCGCAATTGGTGGGTGTGCTTTACATTTTGGATGAACCCAGTATTGGTCTCCACCAGCGAGACAACGAACGATTGATTCACTCCTTGGAAGCACTACGCGATATTGGAAACTCCGTTATTGTGGTGGAACACGACCGTGATATGATCGAATGTGCGGACCACGTCATCGATATTGGTCCCAAAGCGGGCAAGCATGGTGGGGAAATCATTTCCGAAGGAAGTCCAAAAGATTTGGTGAACCAACAAACATTGACCGCACAGTATATTACCGGGGAGCTGGAAATTCCCGTCCCGAAAGAAAGACGTAAGGGAACCGGTAAAAAAATTACGCTATCGGGCTGCACGGGCAACAATCTTAAAAATGTATCGGTGGATTTCCCTTTGGGAAAATTGATCGGTGTTACTGGGGTATCCGGTAGTGGGAAATCCACTTTGGTGAACGAGACCCTCTACCCCATAATGAACGCCCATTATTTCAATGGCGTAAAAAAACCGATGCCCTATAAAAAAATCAAGGGGCTGGAGCATATTGACAAGGTCATCGACATCAACCAATCGCCGATTGGACGTACACCACGATCCAATCCCGCTACGTACACCGGAGTCTTCAGTGAAATACGCTCACTTTTCGCTAAAACTACCGAAGCAACCATTCGCGGCTATAAACCGGGGCGTTTTAGCTTTAATGTGGCCGGGGGAAGATGCGAAACCTGTCAGGGTGGCGGCCTTAAAGTCATTGAAATGAACTTCTTGCCCGATGTTTATGTGGAATGTGAAACCTGCAACGGGAAAAGATTCAACAGGGAAACCTTGGAAATACGGTACAAGGGTAAATCTATTGCCGATGTTTTGGAAATGACCATCAATGAAGCAGTGGATTTCTTTGAGAATATTCCAAAAATTCATCGTAAACTTAAGACAATAAAAGATGTAGGTTTGGGTTATATATCATTGGGGCAACAGTCCACTACCCTCTCTGGCGGAGAGGCCCAAAGGGTAAAGTTAGCTACCGAGCTTTCCAAACGGGACACTGGAAACACTTTTTACATCCTCGACGAACCAACAACAGGCTTGCATTTTGAAGACATTAGGGTGCTTATGGACGTACTCGACCGTTTGGTGGACAAGGGCAACACTATTTTGGTAATCGAACACAACATGGATGTGATCAAAATGATGGACCACATCATCGATATAGGATATGAAGGAGGAAGAGGAGGTGGAACGGTTGTTGCTACAGGTACGCCGGAAGAAGTGGCCAAGGACAAGAAAAGCTTTACCGCCAAATTTTTAAAGAAAGAACTGGAAAATACGAAACAAAAAATTGCACGCGCAGTTTAA
- a CDS encoding type I restriction enzyme HsdR N-terminal domain-containing protein, with translation MQDLNFPPYSFRVKNSQNRQYIFDGIRKKFVILQPEEWVRQHVLRYLVFTKNYPKSLINVEKQLVVNDLKKRYDVVVFDPDGTINLLIECKSPDVKVTQDTFDQIARYNYKLEAKHLMVTNGMDHYYCKMDHENEKYTFLKDIPDFSR, from the coding sequence ATGCAAGATTTGAACTTTCCCCCGTATTCGTTTAGGGTCAAAAATAGCCAAAATAGACAGTACATTTTTGACGGGATACGTAAAAAATTTGTGATACTTCAACCAGAGGAATGGGTACGGCAACACGTACTCCGGTATTTGGTGTTCACAAAAAATTACCCAAAGAGCCTTATCAATGTGGAAAAGCAACTGGTGGTGAACGATTTGAAAAAAAGGTATGATGTTGTGGTATTTGATCCTGATGGCACCATTAACCTATTGATCGAGTGCAAATCGCCCGATGTGAAGGTTACCCAAGATACCTTTGACCAAATTGCACGGTACAATTATAAACTAGAGGCCAAACACTTGATGGTGACCAATGGCATGGACCATTATTATTGCAAAATGGACCACGAAAATGAAAAGTACACGTTTTTGAAGGATATTCCTGATTTTAGCCGTTAA
- the holA gene encoding DNA polymerase III subunit delta, whose protein sequence is MDKVKEIVSEIKNGNPKPIYFLMGEEPYYIDRISQYIAQNVLTEDEKGFNQMVLYGKDTTIDDIVANAKRFPMMAQYQVVIVKEAQHLSRTIENLVSYAENPQPTTILVLCYKYKKLDKRKKLYKAIKKSGELFESKKLYDNQVADWIRRTLAGKKYKISPKSCIMLVEFLGTDLSKISNELDKLTLIVPPTTEITPELIEEHIGISKDFNNFELKKAIGERDVKKASRIIDYFAQNPKDNPFVVTVTLLNTFFTQLLQYHGLKDHSPGNVAKVLGVNPYFVNEYVVAAKNYPMKRVSGIISSLRTLDLKGKGVGASNMAQADLLKELLSEII, encoded by the coding sequence ATGGACAAAGTAAAGGAGATTGTATCGGAAATCAAGAACGGTAATCCAAAACCTATTTATTTTTTAATGGGGGAGGAGCCTTATTATATTGATAGGATTTCCCAATACATTGCCCAAAACGTGCTTACGGAAGACGAAAAGGGCTTTAACCAGATGGTACTTTATGGCAAGGATACCACTATTGACGATATTGTTGCCAACGCGAAGCGCTTTCCCATGATGGCGCAGTACCAAGTGGTGATCGTAAAAGAGGCACAGCACCTCTCCAGGACCATCGAAAACCTTGTTTCCTATGCCGAGAACCCCCAGCCGACCACCATTTTAGTACTCTGTTACAAGTACAAAAAACTGGATAAGCGAAAAAAACTCTACAAGGCCATTAAAAAGAGCGGGGAGCTTTTTGAAAGTAAAAAACTGTACGATAATCAGGTTGCCGATTGGATCCGCAGGACCTTGGCGGGCAAAAAGTATAAGATTTCCCCCAAGTCCTGCATAATGTTGGTGGAATTTTTGGGAACCGATTTGAGCAAGATCAGTAACGAACTAGACAAGTTGACGTTGATCGTACCGCCTACCACGGAAATAACGCCGGAGTTGATCGAGGAGCACATAGGAATAAGTAAGGATTTCAATAATTTTGAGCTAAAAAAGGCGATCGGGGAGCGTGACGTCAAAAAGGCATCACGAATTATTGATTACTTCGCCCAAAACCCAAAGGACAACCCTTTTGTTGTAACGGTCACATTACTGAATACCTTTTTTACACAGCTCTTACAATACCATGGCCTTAAGGACCATTCCCCCGGTAACGTGGCCAAGGTACTTGGTGTAAACCCTTATTTCGTGAACGAGTACGTGGTGGCCGCAAAAAATTACCCTATGAAAAGAGTGAGCGGTATAATTTCCAGTTTAAGGACGTTGGACCTCAAGGGCAAAGGGGTAGGGGCCAGTAACATGGCGCAGGCCGATTTACTGAAGGAACTCCTTTCCGAAATAATCTAA
- a CDS encoding M1 family metallopeptidase encodes MPSTRAEPLVQTFNRIALINHRTFPGIFMLILMVCPTLWSQHQNEIVATLDGPTNQIRIRQHFTYVNQSSQGLSTLYFNDWNHAYSNKNTALAKRFGEEFNRSLHLAKDRERGHTTIKTIVDNNYAGLDWKRRGNTDIIAVKLNQILKPGESVKLFFTYTIKLPEAKFTGYGHTGNGYNLKDWYLTPAVFTNGDWELYDNMNLDDLYTDITDTRINFTFPNLLYVASNYRMSVVSNFPGGQHVQLFGDKRKSCEIILTIDERFTKHITGHLNITTDIESNKYEEIAQGISINNISQFLYENLGEYPHDNLLVSEYDYNRSPLYGISQLPSFIRPYEERFQFEMKFLKTAIRNYLKESLYLNPRKERWVNDAIGYYLMIKFVEEHYPDQKLIGKLSRIWGLKNFHLAQMDFNEQYALFSMLSARKNIDQALTTSNDSLIKFNEKIANGYKAGLGMSYLSAYLGKREIDSTVLNFYKNYKQKQGVSSQDFRKTIEKYADKDVDWFFDEYVSTDKKIDFKIKKIQKSEDSITFTLKNKRGTNVPISVFGLANDSVVSQYWFSGIDTTRSFTIPRNSEDRLVLNYDQKIPEFNQRDNWKTLNGWLSSNKKLKFQFFKDTEDPYYNQVFYVPIANFNLYDGITPGLRLYNKTFLERQFQYDISPTYSFLERTLVGKVGFRYRKYHQKTGLYVTNYSFSASTSHFQENSRFTTITPAVSFGWRPNDLRSNRRQNLLFRYRSVYRSIDESLVGELDTDPDYGVMNVRFTDVDNNILNYSLWSIDAQHSSEFTKLALELEYRKLFQSNRQLNLRFYAGKFLRNKTQSNFFSFALDRPTDYMFDLAYLGRSEDSGLYSQQVIIAEGGFKSKLENPFANDWIATTNASTNIWRWIEAYGDLGFIKNKGDNTRFVYDSGIRLNLVTDYFELYFPVYSNRGWEIAQDNYGERIRFIVTISPRTLTGLFTRKWF; translated from the coding sequence ATGCCTTCTACAAGGGCAGAACCCTTAGTCCAAACTTTTAATCGTATCGCGTTGATCAACCATCGTACATTCCCCGGCATTTTTATGCTTATTCTTATGGTGTGCCCAACACTTTGGTCGCAACACCAAAATGAGATTGTGGCCACGCTCGATGGACCTACCAATCAGATTCGGATACGGCAGCATTTCACCTACGTCAATCAATCATCCCAAGGACTTTCAACACTTTATTTTAACGACTGGAACCATGCCTATTCCAACAAAAATACGGCACTGGCCAAAAGATTTGGAGAAGAGTTCAACAGGAGCTTGCACTTGGCAAAGGACAGGGAACGGGGCCATACCACCATCAAGACCATTGTGGACAACAACTACGCGGGACTGGACTGGAAAAGAAGGGGAAACACGGATATCATTGCCGTGAAGCTAAACCAGATCCTAAAGCCCGGAGAGTCTGTTAAGCTGTTTTTTACCTACACCATTAAATTGCCCGAAGCCAAGTTTACTGGATATGGACATACCGGCAACGGATATAATTTAAAGGACTGGTACCTTACCCCTGCAGTTTTTACAAATGGAGATTGGGAACTTTACGATAATATGAACCTGGACGATCTCTATACCGATATCACCGACACACGAATCAACTTCACTTTTCCGAATCTTTTATATGTGGCCTCCAATTATCGTATGTCTGTTGTTTCCAATTTTCCAGGTGGCCAGCACGTACAGCTATTTGGCGATAAAAGAAAAAGTTGTGAAATTATCCTCACCATTGATGAAAGGTTCACCAAACACATCACGGGCCATCTAAATATCACTACGGATATAGAGTCCAACAAATACGAAGAAATAGCCCAGGGCATATCCATAAACAATATTTCACAGTTTCTTTATGAGAACTTAGGGGAATACCCCCATGATAATCTCTTGGTAAGCGAATATGACTACAACAGGTCGCCACTTTACGGAATCAGTCAACTTCCTTCTTTTATAAGGCCCTACGAAGAGCGATTCCAGTTTGAAATGAAATTTTTAAAAACCGCCATCCGAAATTACCTGAAGGAATCATTATATCTAAATCCACGCAAAGAACGATGGGTAAACGATGCCATTGGGTATTACCTTATGATCAAGTTTGTGGAGGAGCATTATCCAGATCAAAAACTGATCGGAAAACTTTCCCGTATTTGGGGATTGAAGAACTTTCATTTGGCCCAAATGGATTTTAACGAACAATACGCCTTGTTCAGCATGCTGTCCGCCCGGAAAAACATTGACCAGGCGTTGACGACCTCCAACGATTCGTTGATCAAGTTCAATGAAAAAATCGCCAATGGGTATAAGGCGGGACTTGGAATGTCCTATTTATCCGCCTATTTGGGCAAAAGGGAAATAGATAGCACGGTACTGAACTTTTACAAAAATTACAAGCAAAAACAGGGTGTAAGCTCCCAAGACTTTAGAAAAACCATCGAAAAATATGCGGACAAAGATGTTGATTGGTTCTTTGACGAATATGTTTCCACGGACAAAAAAATAGACTTTAAAATCAAAAAAATCCAAAAGTCCGAAGATTCCATCACCTTCACCCTAAAAAACAAGCGGGGCACCAATGTGCCCATCTCGGTTTTTGGGCTGGCAAACGATTCGGTCGTGTCTCAGTATTGGTTTTCGGGCATAGATACCACAAGGAGTTTTACCATTCCCCGAAATAGTGAAGACCGTTTGGTGCTCAATTATGACCAAAAAATTCCGGAATTCAATCAACGGGACAATTGGAAAACACTGAACGGCTGGCTATCCAGTAACAAAAAGTTGAAATTTCAATTCTTCAAGGACACGGAAGACCCTTATTACAATCAGGTTTTTTATGTTCCGATCGCAAACTTTAACCTATACGACGGCATTACACCTGGTCTACGATTGTACAACAAAACCTTTTTAGAGCGCCAGTTCCAGTATGATATATCGCCCACCTACTCGTTTTTAGAGCGGACACTTGTGGGAAAAGTTGGATTCAGGTATCGTAAATATCATCAAAAAACAGGGCTGTACGTCACCAACTACTCGTTTTCGGCCTCCACATCACATTTTCAGGAAAACTCAAGATTTACCACAATTACCCCGGCCGTAAGTTTTGGGTGGCGACCCAACGATCTGCGCTCTAATCGGAGACAAAACCTTCTTTTTAGGTACCGAAGTGTGTACAGGAGCATCGATGAGAGCCTTGTCGGGGAATTGGATACCGATCCGGATTATGGGGTAATGAATGTAAGGTTCACCGACGTGGACAACAATATCCTCAACTATTCCCTATGGTCCATAGATGCCCAACATTCCAGTGAATTTACCAAACTGGCCCTGGAGCTGGAATACAGAAAACTGTTTCAGAGCAACCGACAGCTCAATTTGCGCTTTTATGCGGGTAAATTTTTAAGGAACAAGACCCAATCCAACTTTTTTAGTTTTGCTTTGGACAGGCCTACGGACTACATGTTCGATCTTGCCTATTTGGGCAGATCGGAGGATTCCGGGCTATACAGTCAGCAAGTGATCATTGCCGAGGGCGGGTTTAAATCAAAATTGGAAAACCCTTTTGCCAACGATTGGATCGCAACGACCAATGCAAGCACCAACATTTGGCGATGGATCGAAGCGTACGGTGATTTGGGCTTCATAAAAAATAAGGGGGACAACACCCGGTTTGTTTACGATTCGGGCATACGTTTAAATTTGGTCACGGATTATTTTGAACTCTACTTCCCCGTATATTCCAATCGAGGGTGGGAAATAGCGCAGGACAACTATGGGGAACGCATACGGTTTATAGTCACCATTAGCCCCAGAACCCTAACAGGACTGTTCACTAGAAAGTGGTTTTAA
- a CDS encoding TIGR00730 family Rossman fold protein: MRREQHSKGWNEIKTNDSWAIFKIMGEFVNGFEKMSRIGPCVSIFGSARVREGHPYYDLAVKISKKIAEAGYGVITGGGPGIMEAGNKGANLAGGTSVGLNIDLPFEQHDNPYIDDDKSLDFDYFFVRKVMFVKYSQGFVVMPGGFGTLDEFFEALTLIQTHKIHTFPIILVGTDFWKGLMEWIKDTLVEAGNISPKDLDLIKLVDTEDEVVEIIDAFYKGRTLSPNF, from the coding sequence ATGCGAAGAGAGCAACATTCCAAAGGATGGAATGAGATCAAGACGAACGATTCATGGGCCATATTCAAAATTATGGGCGAGTTTGTCAATGGATTTGAAAAAATGAGCAGAATAGGTCCCTGTGTCTCCATTTTTGGGTCGGCAAGGGTTCGCGAAGGTCATCCTTATTATGATTTGGCCGTAAAAATATCCAAAAAAATAGCCGAAGCTGGCTACGGTGTGATCACCGGTGGTGGCCCAGGAATTATGGAGGCCGGTAACAAGGGGGCAAACTTAGCGGGGGGCACTTCCGTTGGATTGAACATTGACCTTCCTTTTGAACAGCACGACAATCCTTATATCGATGATGACAAAAGCCTTGACTTTGATTACTTTTTTGTGCGCAAAGTGATGTTTGTAAAATATTCGCAAGGTTTTGTGGTAATGCCGGGAGGTTTTGGCACATTGGATGAGTTTTTTGAGGCACTCACCCTTATCCAGACCCATAAAATACACACCTTCCCCATTATACTTGTGGGCACCGATTTTTGGAAAGGTTTGATGGAATGGATCAAAGATACCTTGGTCGAAGCGGGCAACATTAGCCCAAAGGACTTGGACCTGATCAAATTGGTGGACACAGAAGACGAAGTGGTAGAAATTATAGATGCCTTCTACAAGGGCAGAACCCTTAGTCCAAACTTTTAA